Proteins encoded by one window of Elaeis guineensis isolate ETL-2024a chromosome 12, EG11, whole genome shotgun sequence:
- the LOC105054615 gene encoding histone-lysine N-methyltransferase ATXR6 → MAPKTPFRRRTRAPARRSPPPDAEEDRVESLQCEKCGSGDRADELLLCDKCDRGFHLFCLRPILACVPQGLWFCPSCSSHKKPKQFPLVQTKIVDFFRIQRSSEFETLGSRKRKKKTGGLVVAKKKRKLLPFNPIEDPNRRLEQMQSLATALTVTGAKFSNELTYLPGMAPRSANRAALEQEGMQVLSKEDTETLNLCKRMMERGEWPPLLVVYDSREGFTVEADRFIKDLTIITEYVGDVDYLKNREHDDGDSMMTLLSAKDPSKSLVICPDERSNIARFINGINNHTPDGKKKQNLKCVRYNVDGECRVLLIAIRDISKGERLYYDYNGYEQEYPTQHFV, encoded by the exons ATGGCTCCCAAGACCCCCTTCAGGAGGCGAACCCGGGCCCCAGCTCGCCGATCTCCCCCCCCAGATGCCGAAGAAGATCGCGTCGAATCCCTCCAGTGCGAGAAGTGCGGCTCCGGCGACCGCGCCGACGAGCTCCTCCTCTGCGACAAGTGCGACCGAGGATTCCACCTCTTCTGTCTCCGCCCCATCCTTGCCTGCGTCCCTCAGGGCCTCTGGTTCTGCCCCTCCTGCTCCTCCCACAAGAAGCCCAAGC AGTTTCCTTTGGTCCAGACGAAGATCGTGGATTTCTTCCGAATCCAGCGGTCATCGGAATTTGAGACGCTTGGCAGTAGGAAACGGAAGAAGAAGACAGGGGGGCTGGTGGTggcgaagaagaagaggaagttaTTGCCTTTTAATCCGATCGAGGACCCCAATAGGAGGCTGGAGCAGATGCAATCCTTGGCCACGGCATTGACCGTCACAGGGGCCAAGTTCAGCAACGAGCTCACATATCTTCCCGGCATGGCCCCGCGCTCCGCCAACCGCGCTGCTCTCGAACAAGAAGGGATGCAG GTTTTGTCCAAGGAGGATACTGAAACCTTAAACCTCTGCAAGAGAATGATGGAAAGGGGAGAATGGCCTCCTCTCTTGGTTGTTTACGACTCTCGCGAAGG GTTCACAGTGGAGGCAGATAGGTTCATCAAGGACTTGACAATTATAACAGAGTATGTTGGTGATGTCGATTACCTAAAGAATCGAGAGCATGATGATGGGGACAGCATGATGACACTACTTTCAGCCAAGGATCCATCAAAGAGTCTTGTTATATGCCCCGATGAGCGTAGCAACATCGCTCGGTTCATCAATGGCATCAACAACCATACACC ggatgggaagaagaagcagAATCTGAAATGTGTTAGGTACAATGTGGATGGTGAATGTCGAGTTCTGTTGATTGCGATTCGAGACATATCGAAGGGGGAACGACTGTATTATGATTACAATGG